Proteins co-encoded in one Gossypium arboreum isolate Shixiya-1 chromosome 11, ASM2569848v2, whole genome shotgun sequence genomic window:
- the LOC108477467 gene encoding LOW QUALITY PROTEIN: 2-methylbutanal oxime monooxygenase-like (The sequence of the model RefSeq protein was modified relative to this genomic sequence to represent the inferred CDS: inserted 2 bases in 1 codon), with protein MHMEERISIMLVFDFLQLEWLPSILFLTVFTLFLMEEEKSKRMKGIKLPPGPPKLPLIGNLHLLGNLRHRSLENLSKKYGSIMLLQLGSATTVIVSSAKTAQQVLKIHDLYCCTPPSSPGPNRFSYNGLDVLFSPYSDHWKEMRKVFISELLSMKRVQSFAYAREAEVDKLITSLSQALPEPVNLNEKIFALADGIIGTVAFGKIYGTDQFKDQVFHNVLGEATKMLVSFSAEDFFPRIGRIIDALTGLSGRLEKSFHQFDGYLQMVLDQHLDHARSKPEQEDLVDFLIRLMKDESNSFRVTENCVKAMLFDAFIGGIVTTSTTILWAMSELIKNPRVMNKVQAEIRNCIGKKEKVEGKDVAKLKYLKMDVKETFRHDPPVXYITPREAMREFKVGEFDILPKTRILVNVWAIGRDPNGWENPNEFYPERFEGSRIDFRGSDFNLLPFGAGRRICPGLDMGATNVDFTLANMLYWFHWELPNDMKREDISMEEEGGLACQRRTPLWLVPISNSSQVE; from the exons ATGCATATGGAAGAACGCATCTCAATAATGTTGGTATTTGATTTCTTGCAGTTAGAATGGCTGCCTTCCATTCTTTTCCTCACAGTGTTTACACTGTTTCTAATGGAGGAGGAGAAGAGCAAGAGAATGAAAGGTATTAAGCTTCCCCCAGGTCCTCCAAAGCTCCCTCTCATTGGGAACTTGCATCTTTTGGGGAACTTGCGTCATCGTTCCCTTGAAAATTTGTCCAAGAAATACGGTTCCATCATGTTATTGCAGCTAGGCAGCGCAACTACGGTGATTGTTTCGTCTGCTAAAACAGCTCAACAAGTCCTCAAAATTCATGACCTTTATTGTTGCACCCCTCCTTCGTCCCCCGGGCCTAACAGGTTCTCCTACAATGGCCTAGACGTGCTGTTTTCGCCATACAGTGATCATTGGAAGGAGATGCGTAAAGTTTTCATTTCCGAGCTCTTGAGCATGAAGAGGGTACAATCTTTTGCATACGCAAGGGAAGCTGAGGTTGATAAATTGATCACTTCTTTGTCTCAGGCTTTACCGGAACCAGTCAACCTCAACGAAAAGATATTTGCACTCGCAGATGGTATCATTGGTACGGTTGCTTTCGGTAAGATATACGGAACGGACCAATTCAAGGACCAAGTCTTCCACAATGTTCTTGGTGAAGCTACGAAAATGTTGGTTAGCTTCTCGGCCGAGGATTTTTTCCCAAGGATAGGAAGAATTATAGATGCTTTGACAGGGCTCAGTGGTAGGCTTGAGAAGAGCTTTCACCAGTTTGATGGTTACCTGCAAATGGTGCTTGACCAACATCTGGATCATGCAAGGTCGAAACCAGAGCAAGAGGATCTTGTTGATTTCTTGATAAGATTAATGAAAGATGAAAGCAACAGTTTCAGGGTAACAGAGAATTGTGTGAAGGCCATGCTCTTT GATGCGTTTATCGGCGGCATAGTCACCACTTCTACAACGATTTTATGGGCAATGTCAGAGCTGATAAAGAACCCAAGAGTGATGAACAAGGTGCAAGCTGAAATAAGAAACTGCATTGGGAAGAAGGAAAAAGTAGAAGGAAAAGATGTTGCGAAATTGAAATACCTCAAAATGGATGTTAAAGAGACCTTCAGACATGACCCACCGGT CTATATTACCCCTCGAGAGGCTATGCGGGAATTTAAAGTGGGTGAGTTTGATATACTTCCTAAAACAAGAATTTTGGTTAATGTCTGGGCTATTGGCAGAGACCCCAACGGTTGGGAAAACCCCAATGAGTTTTATCCCGAAAGATTCGAGGGAAGTCGCATCGACTTTAGAGGGTCGGATTTCAATTTGCTGCCGTTTGGAGCTGGTCGTCGGATTTGCCCTGGATTGGATATGGGAGCCACAAATGTTGACTTCACCTTGGCTAACATGCTCTACTGGTTTCATTGGGAGTTGCCTAATGACATGAAGAGAGAAGACATTAGCATGGAAGAAGAAGGTGGACTTGCTTGTCAAAGGAGGACACCCCTTTGGCTTGTGCCAATTTCCAACAGCTCTCAAGTAGAGTGA